CCCTCAATTTTATCATCCCAGCCAATACCATCACTCCACAATTGCTGCATGATGGATTTGGCCAATACTATGACAGGAGATATGAGGCCCAACGGATCGAAAAGTTTTGCGATAAGGGATAGTACACTTCTTTTCGTCACGCTACCGTCAATATGGGTAGATTCAGGGTTTCTACAAAACAGGAACATGTCACTTCGTGGATTCCACAAAATACCCAAGGCCCGAATGGTCTTGTTTGTGCTTGAATCTTGAATGCGCACCAAGGTGTCACGGTCCTGCTCGGGGACACCTTCAAGCACATCTTCGTCATTCGAACACCACTTTCTGACTGGAAACATTCCTCTCTTCAGAAGCTCCTCAATGTCGGATCTCAATTGTtttgcagagtccaaagtaGAAGCACCACTCAACACATCGTCCATGTAACAATCCTCCGTCACGACCTGCGCTGCGGCAGGAAAGTTAACCTTTTCTTCTCTTGCTAGTTGCAGCATAGACCTTACGGCTAGGAATGAAGCGGGTGACGTCCCGTAGGTCACCGTTGTCAATTCCAACACCCTCAACGGTTCATTCGGTTGGTCTCGccaaaatattctttgatatcgGGTTTGACTGTGATCAATTTTCACCTGTCTATACATTTTCTCGACATCAGCTGAAAATGCATAAACGTGTTTTCTGAAACGGAGTACGATAGAAAACAGATCGCTCTGGATCTTAGGGCCGATCATCAAAACCTCATAAAGAGATAAACCATTAGACTTCGCCTTTCCGTCAAACACAACACGTAACTTTGTGCTAGTACTTGAAGGTTTAAGGACAGCATGATGCGGAAAGTAGTAACTCTGTTGACCCGGAGGATCGTCTTCCTCGCGAATCTCATGACAGTGGCCGAGGTCTTCGTATTCCTTAAGGAAGGATTGGTACATATTCTTCATCTCAGGGTCGTTGGCCAGGCGCCTCTCACTTGACAAGAATCTTCTCATTGCTAATGACCGAGAATCCCCTAATTGGTTGAGAGATTCACGGAACGGAAGTTGAACCACAAAACGGCCTTGCTCATCTCGATGGTACGTTGAACGAAAATGCTCCTCAATCGCTTCTTCCTCACTCGTGAGTACCCtctcctctggaagctcctcttgttcaaaaaatctttgaatACTCTTCAGTAATGGGTCCTCATCAGTTGCGCATAATACGTTTACGACTTCATCATCGACTTCATCTATAGCACCAGCCATAACCCACCCGAATTGGGTCTCATACAGAGTAGGCAAATCCTCGGAAATCTTCAACTGGGCTTGcttcaaaatttggaaaaatagctCCGCACCAATCAGTAGATCCACATCCTTCGATTCATTAAAACTGGGATCGGCCAACACAATTCCAGTAGGAAACTTCCATTCCGAGATCTTGACTGCAACGGATGGAATCTTTCCCGTCACTCTCGTTGTCACCAAACAGTCCACATTACTCTCGAATTTAGAATAATCAGAGAATAGCTTCAAGATCCCATGATGTCGAATCTGAGATCGAGTACCACCCACGCCCACTACAGGAATATTGGCTGGATACTTTGTAAGAGACAGTAGCTTCACGGCGGAATCAGAAATCAAGTTGACTTGAGATCCCGAATCAAGAAGAGCACGTAATTTCAAGGACTTTCCACTCTTCGCCACTACATTCACTAATGCCGTCATCAAAAGCACTTGTTTCGCTCGTCGCTGAACACTAGAACATGCTGTGGACACAGGATTTTCCGGGAGCAATGTTGATACTGTCTtcacttcggttgaaccagatTCTCCGCTATCACTCTGTTGCTCCGATTCAGCTTGGGGCACCTGCTCGAAATGCAGCATTGTATGGTGCCTTTTAGAGCACTTCGAACATACCTTGTCCGAGGGACAGATTCTGCTTTGATGACCCTTACGAAGGCAGTTAAAACATAATCCAACTTGTTTCACTTTGGTAACACACTGATCGATACTCATGCTCAAGAATTTAGAACATTTGTAATTGCTGTGCTGACCTTCACATAATTCACACACATTATCCGATAAACTCGAAGTCACTGGATGCGAATTTATCGGTTGGGCGGTTGTTCTTCCGGTTGCAAGTGGTTTAAATGCTATCTTTGCTGACGCTATGTCTACCTCGCATCTCTCGAGTACCTGGCAATAATTGCGGAGAAACTTCAGGGTGTCATCCAGATCGGGAAGTTCGCCATGCTCCAAGGTTTGCTCCCACTGCTTCCGTGTTTCTCCATCCAGGCACATGGCTAATAATTTCACTACGATGAGTCCCGCCGTTCCGTCAACCTCCTGTTTCATGAACCTCAGGCCTTCCACATGACGACTGCACGTGTCGATTAGTGATCTCAAATCCTTGTAGCTCTGCTTGGAAATTGCTTTCATAGACAGCAAACCAGATATGTGAGTATCAATAATCACTCTAGGATTCTCAAAACGCTCTTCTAACAGCTTCCACGCTTGCAGGTagttgttgttattgatgatTCTAGCGTCCAGTATTCCAGAAGCATCCCCAATCAATGCTTTGTCAAGGTACTGTAGCTTGGTTGCATCGGAGTCACCGCACTTTCCAACCAGGTCGTTGAATAGTGCCTTGAATTTTGGCCTTCCTTCGAAAGTTGGAATCGGTGGCCTTAGAGGTTGCTGGGTGACGATTACTTGAGGAGCTCCAACGTTAGTCGGTGCGGGATTACTACGGAAGAAATCCATCAGAAGATTAAGCTTCATCAATGCATCAGTATGCAGCTCATCGAACTCCTCCATCTTCTCATCCTGTTCCTCCAAATTCTCACCGTTGCACATGTCAATGATCAAGTCATGCTTCGTTGTGTACTCGGAGAAATTCAGTTCCAGTTTCTTCTCTAATGCCTTCAACTGCGAAAAACTCGTGGTTTCCGGTTCATCTGCCGCTTCACTAAGCTTCCTAACGATTTTCGTTACTCGCCCTTTCACTTGACCGCGCTGATGTATCAACTGCTTCATCTTCTCCATGGTTACTCTGTTCACTTCAGTACACTCACTAGGGCAATCACTTTTCACTCTCAAGGGCAATTGCTGTTCACTGTACTGTTCACTATATTGTCACTTTTTCACTAATATGGGTACCACTGTACTTTAATCACTTTGCGCATTCGACTCGATTGACAAAAAGTTTATTTAGATGGTTCAAGATATTCGCGAATGGATGTATTTTACTGTTAATTATCCGGTTCGTTTTGGACCAATGTTGGGTATACAAGTCTCTCACACTCGTACCTTAAGTACGACCTATCGTTGCACATTCACCCAATATTGAGTAGGAGGGAACGCTTACCTTGTGATGAGCCACCGACTGCGACGGGAAATACCACCAGCTGCAAACCACCTCGAAACCGCCAGCGGTAGGACGACGTATGACCGATAGCTGTACTCGCACACACCACAGCTACCAGAAATTCCAACCGACAGCTATGTTCTCCTCTAACACAGCCACCGATAACGATGATCCGGACCGACGGTCGTATCCACCATTGACACGATCACCAGCCACCAATCGGCTTTCATGAAGGAGCACGGCACGTCCTGTACCGACACACACCACTGCTGCAAACGCCACACCAGACGAAATGTGCAATGAATGCGCCAGGAGCAATGCCGAAAGCCAAAATGGCTTCAGAAAATTATATTAACTCTTTTTTTTGGCATCCGCTCCAGCGATCCACCGCCAACACCGTACACAAATGCCGGTGCCGACCGCACACGTCACGACTCGCCCCGCTCCGACAATGCTCACTCCGCTCCGCGATGTTCGAGACTATTCGCAGCAAGCGACAAGATGCAACACGTTCACCGACTCTGGGGCGAAGCTTGCATCAAGACGTTGGTCGCCTTGTTGACCAGATTCGCCTCCACTCGCTGCCTCTTGGGGATCTTCTTCTCTTTGAATAAAACACTGCTTTTAACTTTTACTGTTTATTGATGTTAACTGAACAAAGTTTGAATACAGAATGAACAGAAACTGAATGGGACATGTATTTTATAATTGATTTGTTTGCAACGGCTACCGACATATGCGAGCCGAGACCACGCCCCTTCAGGTTTTGCTGCTGGATGTTGGTGTCCGAGAAAGCGTTCATCGCGTAcagcaagatttacgagaaaagatgcattttggGCCTGAagcataattttaatttaaaaaaaatgttctggatacttgggctcttattatagagttaccgaaaaatgtggtggaccattttataaaaatgtgaatttttatttttttttattttgcgaaatattgacataaaatgttctac
The nucleotide sequence above comes from Armigeres subalbatus isolate Guangzhou_Male chromosome 3, GZ_Asu_2, whole genome shotgun sequence. Encoded proteins:
- the LOC134222448 gene encoding uncharacterized protein LOC134222448 — its product is MEKMKQLIHQRGQVKGRVTKIVRKLSEAADEPETTSFSQLKALEKKLELNFSEYTTKHDLIIDMCNGENLEEQDEKMEEFDELHTDALMKLNLLMDFFRSNPAPTNVGAPQVIVTQQPLRPPIPTFEGRPKFKALFNDLVGKCGDSDATKLQYLDKALIGDASGILDARIINNNNYLQAWKLLEERFENPRVIIDTHISGLLSMKAISKQSYKDLRSLIDTCSRHVEGLRFMKQEVDGTAGLIVVKLLAMCLDGETRKQWEQTLEHGELPDLDDTLKFLRNYCQVLERCEVDIASAKIAFKPLATGRTTAQPINSHPVTSSLSDNVCELCEGQHSNYKCSKFLSMSIDQCVTKVKQVGLCFNCLRKGHQSRICPSDKVCSKCSKRHHTMLHFEQVPQAESEQQSDSGESGSTEVKTVSTLLPENPVSTACSSVQRRAKQVLLMTALVNVVAKSGKSLKLRALLDSGSQVNLISDSAVKLLSLTKYPANIPVVGVGGTRSQIRHHGILKLFSDYSKFESNVDCLVTTRVTGKIPSVAVKISEWKFPTGIVLADPSFNESKDVDLLIGAELFFQILKQAQLKISEDLPTLYETQFGWVMAGAIDEVDDEVVNVLCATDEDPLLKSIQRFFEQEELPEERVLTSEEEAIEEHFRSTYHRDEQGRFVVQLPFRESLNQLGDSRSLAMRRFLSSERRLANDPEMKNMYQSFLKEYEDLGHCHEIREEDDPPGQQSYYFPHHAVLKPSSTSTKLRVVFDGKAKSNGLSLYEVLMIGPKIQSDLFSIVLRFRKHVYAFSADVEKMYRQVKIDHSQTRYQRIFWRDQPNEPLRVLELTTVTYGTSPASFLAVRSMLQLAREEKVNFPAAAQVVTEDCYMDDVLSGASTLDSAKQLRSDIEELLKRGMFPVRKWCSNDEDVLEGVPEQDRDTLVRIQDSSTNKTIRALGILWNPRSDMFLFCRNPESTHIDGSVTKRSVLSLIAKLFDPLGLISPVIVLAKSIMQQLWSDGIGWDDKIEGGVLDKWMIFQHALVKLNEIEIPRCVVVPEAHRIEIHGFSDASCIAYGSCIYLRCIREDGVVSVKLLCSKSRIAPLRRLTMPRLELCAAVTLARLANAVIPILNIKIDDVKLWSDSQIVLAWIKKNPDQLQVYVRNRVLEIDRLCSAYEWKYVKSEDNPADLVSRGCYPEVLRRSDIWWNGPPFLRHIDYEMQETPVIHDDELPELKAQLCNPAVEIEDEPVFQRCGTFSKLQRVLAQAVRFTRLVRMSKENRADNKYISVQDIRKATLYIIRVLQKRELCEEIQCVQRGELPKRHANLQPFLDKQGLLRVGGRLQNSKLPFDAKHQLLLPQNHRVTEMLIRKYHEERLHEGPSGLLAAIRQKYWLINARSAIRKVTRSCVKCFRVNPRGVQPLMGNLPEERVNIAAAFELTGVDYAGPVIVKEGRYKPKHIKAYIALFVCLTTKSIHLELVSDLTTESFLSALDRFVNRRGMVRKIMSDNATNFVGVSNELHQLFLMFRNEIERVKINDFLLKLARSPNFGGLWEAGVKVVKSHLHRTLGNAILTFEEFSTVLTHIEAIVNSRPLYVLSDDPSEPLPITPSHLMFGKPLEPIQKPSYAGIAANRLSRYQYLNHLREQFWSRWSREYLSTLQSRARWAKSEPNLKMGTIVLLTEDNLPVQSWRMGQIVALYPDRDNVIRVADVKTTTGIFRRSIRKLAPLPIADNVESSIPVLE